Genomic DNA from Candidatus Binatus sp.:
CGTGGACGACGCGCCCGGCGTCGATACCGACGCTTTCGTCGTCGCCCATCCCTGTGGATTAGGATTCTCCTCGGCTCCCGCCGCACCCGTCGCGCCAGGCGTTTGCACCGCAGCCGGACTCGGCGGCGCCAAGTCCTGGCTGCCGATCGATTCCTCTTCGAGCGCGACGATCACGCGCCCCAAATTTTCTGAATTCGATGATTCGACTCGGCCGCGCGCGCCAAATGCGACGCCGCCGATCGCCAACAGGCAAACTCCACAGGCGAGCGCGCCTGGCCGTATCAATTGATACATCAATCGTTCGGATCGGCAGCCAGATCAGGCGCCTCGGGAATCGAGTGATCGGACGCCCGGACCGCCGCCGCGCTCCCATGATAAAGGCAGTCCTGCGTTGGCGCCATCTCTTCCGGAAAAACTCCCATCATTGTTACGGGGGAGTCCGGTGTTGCCTTGCAACCTGTCGTGGGATCGACTTTCACTTCGACGATTCCCGGCGGCGGTGTGAAATCGAGCGCTGGCCGTGACGCCGTCGCCGCTTTCATGAACGCGGTCCACGCCGGCAACGACGCCTGCGCACCCGTCAGTCCCAGGTCCTCTTTCTGATCGAATCCAGTCCACACCACCGTCAGCAGATTCGGCGTAAAGCCCGCGAACCACGCGTCCTTCGCATCGTTGGTGGTGCCGGTCTTGCCCGCCGCCGGCCGCTTGAACCCCATCGTGCGCGCGCCCGCGCCGGTGCCGTGATTGATCACGAACTCCAGCATGAACTGCATCATGTATGCGAGCTGCGGCGAGATTACCTGCTCCGCCTTCAAGTCGTGGCCCTCGATCACTTTGCCGCTCTCATCCACCACCGCGGTGACCGCGTAGGGCTGAATTCCCATCCCGTTGTTCGCGATCACCGCGTACGCGCGCGCTATCTGCATCGGTGAGACTTCGATTCCGCCGAGCACGATCGACGGATACTCCGGCAAATCGCCGAAGCCCAGCTTCGACGCCATCGCGCGCACGCGATCGAGTCCCACGCCATTGGCGAGGCGCGCGGTCGCCGAGTTGAGCGATTCGCCGAGTGCGAACTCGAGCGTGACGTGGCCGAAGAAGCGGTCGTGATAATTGTTCGGCGTCCAGCTCATATCGCCGTATTGCCACGTGAACGGCGCGTCCTCGATATACGTCGTGGGCAGAAATTTCTCCGCGCCGCCGTCGAGCGTTTCCGAAAACGCTGCGAGATACGTGACCGGCTTGAACACCGACCCGGGCTGCCGCCTCGATTGGCTCACTCGATTGAACTGGCTCGCGCGATAATCGCGTCCGCCCACCATCGCGCGGATTCGCCCGCTCTGCGGCTCCAGCGCCACCAGGCACGACTCGAGCCGCTGCGTGGCCTCGCGCCGCAGCAGCTTCGGATGCTTTTGCTCCAGCTCGGCCAGATTCTGCACGATCGCCTTCTCGCCGAGCTTCTCCATGTGCACGTCGAGCGACGTGAAAATTCTCAGCCCCTCGCCATTCAGCACCTGCGGCGGATACCGCTCGGCGAGTTCTTTCTTCACGTAATCGACGAAATACGGCGCATCGCTGCTCTCCGAATAAACTTCGCGCGCGTGCAGCGGCTCGGCTAGCGCGACGTCATAGGCCGCCTTGCTGATGTACCCGTCCTGCAGCATGGCGCCGAGCACTCCGTCGCGCCGCGCGCGCGCCACCTCAGGATGCCGCAATGGATTGATCCGGTTCGGCGAGCTGATCATGCCCGCAATCGTCGCCATCTCCGCGATCGTCAAATCGCGCGGATCCTTCGAGAAGTAGTACTCCGAGGCCTCCCACACGCCGTAGATTCCTTCTTGCCCGCGCTGCCCGAGATAAATGTCGTTGATGTAATTTTCGAGGATCTCATCCTTCGAGTAGCTGCGCTCCGCGATGTACGCCATCAGCGCTTCTTTTATCTTGCGGTTGTAGCTGCGCTCGCGCGTGAGAAAAAAGTTCTTCATCAACTGCTGCGTCAGCGTCGATCCGCCCTGCCGCACCTGATGCGTCGTCAGATCGATCCACGCGGCTTTGATGGTGCGAATCAGATCGATCCCATGATGCTCGTAAAAGCGATGGTCCTCCGCGGCCAGGATCGCATCGATCAGCAGTGGCGGAATCTGCCCCAGCCGCACCAGCCGGCGCTGCTCCCACGAGCCCTCGAAAA
This window encodes:
- a CDS encoding PBP1A family penicillin-binding protein; the encoded protein is MGAAIAALLASPVMSFKRLFKFVLLGVAAIILFAAPPSLWLFSSYYNQLQNEVVTRFSGKRWNIPSRIYSDSVVVYPGQNLNDLGFLERLARLNYHPSEPGKVNTRGEFSYDKTGGKLEIFLHNFAYPYRSFSGELIDITLKGDAIDSITDVATHQPVYSFELEPELISGIFEGSWEQRRLVRLGQIPPLLIDAILAAEDHRFYEHHGIDLIRTIKAAWIDLTTHQVRQGGSTLTQQLMKNFFLTRERSYNRKIKEALMAYIAERSYSKDEILENYINDIYLGQRGQEGIYGVWEASEYYFSKDPRDLTIAEMATIAGMISSPNRINPLRHPEVARARRDGVLGAMLQDGYISKAAYDVALAEPLHAREVYSESSDAPYFVDYVKKELAERYPPQVLNGEGLRIFTSLDVHMEKLGEKAIVQNLAELEQKHPKLLRREATQRLESCLVALEPQSGRIRAMVGGRDYRASQFNRVSQSRRQPGSVFKPVTYLAAFSETLDGGAEKFLPTTYIEDAPFTWQYGDMSWTPNNYHDRFFGHVTLEFALGESLNSATARLANGVGLDRVRAMASKLGFGDLPEYPSIVLGGIEVSPMQIARAYAVIANNGMGIQPYAVTAVVDESGKVIEGHDLKAEQVISPQLAYMMQFMLEFVINHGTGAGARTMGFKRPAAGKTGTTNDAKDAWFAGFTPNLLTVVWTGFDQKEDLGLTGAQASLPAWTAFMKAATASRPALDFTPPPGIVEVKVDPTTGCKATPDSPVTMMGVFPEEMAPTQDCLYHGSAAAVRASDHSIPEAPDLAADPND